A window from Populus trichocarpa isolate Nisqually-1 chromosome 3, P.trichocarpa_v4.1, whole genome shotgun sequence encodes these proteins:
- the LOC18096933 gene encoding tobamovirus multiplication protein 2A: MACKGCLECLLKLLNFLLTLVGLAMVGFGIYLFVEYTRADDNVALVSTLSDGQGLTQLGRPMLMTMSLSDNILDKLPKAWFIYLFVAVGVILFIISCFGCIGAATRNGCCLTCYSVLIVLLILVELGCAAFIFFDKSWKEEIPTDKTGDFDMLYDFLKEKWNIVKWVALGIVILEALIFLLALLVRAANRPVEYDSDDELIAPRQQNRQPLLNRPPAPATGVPVAGTLDQRPSRNDAWSTRMREKYGLDTSEFTYNPSEPHRFQPVSAQPTEERSRCTIM, translated from the exons ATGGCGTGTAAAGGATGCTTGGAGTGCCTACTGAAGCTCCTTAACTTCTTGCTCACTCTTGTGGGTCTGGCTATGGTTGGTTTTGGGATTTACTTGTTTGTTGAGTATACAAGAGCTGATGACAACGTAGCACTAGTGTCGACGCTGAGTGATGGTCAGGGTCTGACGCAGCTTGGTCGCCCTATGCTTATGACTATGTCTCTTTCGGACAATATCCTTGATAAGCTGCCAAAAGCTTG GTTCATATACTTATTTGTTGCTGTAGGAGTAATTCTCTTCATCATCTCTTGTTTTGGTTGTATTGGAGCTGCAACACGAAATGGCTGCTGCTTGACTTGT TATTCAGTATTGATCGTCTTGTTGATATTGGTAGAGTTGGGATGTGCAGCTTTCATATTCTTTGATAAAAGCTGGAAAGAA GAAATTCCAACAGACAAAACTGGAGATTTTGACATGCTATATGATTTCCTCAAAGAAAAATGGAACATTGTCAAATGGGTTGCTCTTGGAATAGTTATTTTGGAG gctttgattttcttgttagCCCTTCTGGTTAGGGCAGCAAACAGGCCAGTAGAGTATGATAGTGATGATGAGCTCATTGCCCCTAGGCAACAGAACCGACAGCCTTTGCTTAACAGGCCACCAGCTCCTGCAACAGGTGTGCCTGTTGCTGGAACCCTTGATCAGCGTCCAAGCAGAAATGATGCCTGGAGTACACGAATGAGGGAAAAG TATGGGCTTGATACATCCGAGTTCACGTACAACCCATCTGAGCCGCACAGGTTCCAGCCAGTGTCTGCACAACCTACCGAGGAAAGGAGTCGTTGCACCATCATGTGA
- the LOC18096934 gene encoding aspartic proteinase CDR1 yields the protein MATFQSVLSFASAIALCVASFGCIYAHNAGFTTELVHRDSPKSPLYNSQQTHLQRWNKAMRRSVSRVHHFQRTAATVSPKEVESEIIANGGEYLMSLSLGTPPFEILAIADTGSDLIWTQCTPCDKCYKQIAPLFDPKSSKTYRDLSCDTRQCQNLGESSSCSSEQLCQYSYYYGDRSFTNGNLAVDTVTLPSTNGGPVYFPKTVIGCGRRNNGTFDKKDSGIIGLGGGPMSLISQMGSSVGGKFSYCLVPFSSESAGNSSKLHFGRNAVVSGSGVQSTPLISKNPDTFYYLTLEAMSVGDKKIEFGGSSFGGSEGNIIIDSGTSLTLFPVNFFTEFATAVENAVINGERTQDASGLLSHCYRPTPDLKVPVITAHFNGADVVLQTLNTFILISDDVLCLAFNSTQSGAIFGNVAQMNFLIGYDIQGKSVSFKPTDCTQL from the coding sequence ATGGCAACTTTTCAATCTGTTCTCTCTTTTGCTTCAGCAATTGCACTCTGTGTTGCTAGTTTTGGCTGCATATATGCCCACAATGCTGGATTTACTACGGAACTAGTCCACCGTGATTCACCAAAGTCCCCCCTTTACAACTCTCAACAAACTCACCTCCAACGTTGGAACAAAGCTATGCGCCGATCCGTTAGTCGAGTCCACCATTTTCAGAGAACTGCTGCTACAGTCTCTCCAAAAGAAGTTGAATCTGAGATTATAGCTAATGGAGGTGAATATCTCATGAGTTTATCCCTCGGGACACCGCCTTTTGAGATCCTGGCTATAGCAGATACGGGCAGTGATCTTATATGGACACAGTGCACGCCATGCGACAAGTGTTACAAGCAAATTGCTcctctttttgacccaaaatccTCTAAGACATATAGAGACCTCTCTTGTGACACAAGGCAATGCCAAAACCTAGGCGAGAGTAGTTCCTGCTCCTCCGAACAGCTTTGCCAATACTCGTATTATTATGGTGATCGATCCTTTACCAATGGAAATCTTGCCGTTGATACAGTCACTTTGCCTTCCACAAATGGCGGTCCAGTGTATTTCCCTAAAACTGTCATTGGCTGTGGGCGTCGAAATAATGGAACCTTTGATAAGAAAGATTCAGGTATTATTGGCCTTGGAGGTGGTCCAATGTCCCTTATATCTCAAATGGGCTCCTCTGTTGGTGGCAAATTCTCGTACTGTCTGGTGCCATTTTCCTCCGAATCTGCAGGAAACTCGAGCAAATTACATTTTGGAAGAAATGCTGTGGTTTCCGGTTCTGGAGTCCAATCAACCCCATTAATCTCAAAAAATCCAGATACCTTTTACTATTTAACACTAGAAGCCATGAGTGTTGGAGACAAGAAAATAGAATTCGGAGGTTCTTCCTTCGGAGGCAGTGAGGGCAACATCATCATTGATTCAGGTACTTCCTTGACATTATTTCCAGTAAATTTCTTCACGGAATTTGCTACAGCGGTTGAAAATGCAGTTATTAATGGAGAACGCACCCAAGACGCAAGTGGATTACTGAGTCATTGTTATCGCCCTACTCCTGATCTAAAGGTTCCTGTAATCACTGCACATTTCAATGGTGCAGATGTGGTGCTCCAGACTTTAAatacctttatattaatttcagaTGATGTCTTGTGCTTAGCTTTCAACTCAACTCAATCTGGTGCAATCTTTGGAAACGTTGCACAAATGAACTTCTTGATAGGCTATGACATTCAAGGAAAGTCTGTGTCTTTTAAGCCGACTGATTGCACCCAATTGTAA
- the LOC18096935 gene encoding uncharacterized protein LOC18096935: MSSQSQGVQDWGSPPTQAVGYPPAMGYPVEQSAYRALKEKESAATDRIYMSCLLLLISSLLFVTTLWTNFIKKHELRAIYPDFHIDSFSIPDFNPSYPGFSANWEANITVRNSEEKLKIHFHQIHAFVQKYANVDYYDPFSTLASGFSQPFSMEPNSSNVIHAKLSTNDKDIARVGTESVGYDSELTMGIRFLSKSRKEELAKAQSREVLNVLAYERSNDTLTVIFKLEIWTTFDGLSKGKENTQSIQL; the protein is encoded by the coding sequence ATGTCCTCCCAATCCCAAGGTGTTCAAGATTGGGGCTCTCCTCCAACACAAGCCGTGGGTTATCCACCTGCGATGGGATATCCTGTAGAACAATCAGCTTACCGtgcattgaaagaaaaagaatctgCAGCAACGGATAGGATATATATGTCgtgcctcctcctcctcatttCATCTCTCCTATTTGTAACTACGTTGTGGACGAACTTCATCAAGAAACACGAGTTGAGGGCTATATATCCTGATTTTCACATTGACAGCTTTTCTATCCCAGACTTTAATCCATCCTATCCTGGCTTCTCGGCTAACTGGGAAGCTAATATAACAGTTCGAAACTCTgaggagaaattgaaaatacacTTCCATCAAATACATGCCTTTGTGCAGAAGTACGCTAATGTTGATTACTACGACCCATTTAGCACGCTTGCTTCAGGTTTTTCCCAGCCTTTTTCCATGGAGCCAAACTCAAGTAATGTGATTCATGCTAAGTTATCAACCAATGATAAGGATATAGCCAGGGTAGGGACCGAATCCGTTGGCTATGATTCAGAATTAACTATGGGCATTAGATTTTTGAGCAAATCGAGAAAGGAAGAATTGGCCAAGGCACAAAGCAGAGAGGTTTTAAATGTATTAGCTTATGAAAGGAGCAACGACACGTTGACTGTTATATTCAAATTGGAGATTTGGACTACGTTTGATGGTTTATCTaagggaaaagaaaatacaCAAAGCATACAACTTTGA